From Streptomyces sp. NBC_00370, a single genomic window includes:
- a CDS encoding HSP90 family protein encodes MTSSTRAGTTDPAVNTFQVDLRGLVDLLSHHLYSSPRVYVRELLQNAVDAVTARRAHDPVAVIRIRLSTAGGQVSIEDTGIGLTADEVHTLLATIGRSSKRGDAQGLENARREFLGQFGIGLLACFVVARQIRVVTRSARTPEAPPVEWLATDDGSYTVRTLPDEARPEPGTTVFLEPRPGAEEWTEPGRVEELARDFGSLLPYDITFSAGDGIERTLTDRPAVWDREHPTPGARRVALAGHCARVFGFTPLDTIDLDLPVAGVRGVAYVLPEPTSPAHRAGHRVYLKGMLLTDHADNLLPDWAFFVRAVLDTDTLRPTASRENLYDDETLAAVRDALGARVRDWLTELAAGEPERLAAFLSVHHLGVKSLARHDAELLDLMLPWLPFETSDGQVSLEEFAAAHDDIHFTRTVEEFRQIAPIAAAHGLGVINAGYTYDADLLALLPAVRPGIKVTELDAGAVTDRLDPVDTGAELALAGFLATARTRLDALGCDVALRAFQPVSVPALFLDDRQARHERDRATAQDGADSLWSDILGSLRGSAPRARLVLNHNNPLIRRISALPDAELTGTAVESLYGQALLMSQRPLRPADTTLLNRAFLGLLEWATHSAAQQADPEDDQK; translated from the coding sequence ATGACGTCTTCCACCAGGGCCGGGACCACTGATCCCGCCGTCAACACCTTCCAGGTCGATCTGCGCGGGCTCGTGGATCTGCTCTCCCACCATCTCTACTCCAGCCCGCGTGTCTACGTCCGCGAACTCCTGCAGAACGCGGTCGACGCGGTCACGGCCCGCCGTGCCCACGACCCGGTGGCCGTCATCCGAATCCGGCTGTCGACGGCCGGCGGCCAGGTGTCCATCGAGGACACCGGCATCGGTCTGACGGCCGACGAGGTGCACACCCTGCTCGCCACGATCGGCCGCAGTTCCAAGCGCGGCGACGCGCAGGGCCTGGAGAACGCGCGCAGGGAATTCCTCGGCCAGTTCGGCATCGGCCTGCTCGCCTGCTTCGTCGTCGCCCGGCAGATCCGGGTCGTCACGCGCTCCGCCCGCACCCCCGAAGCCCCGCCCGTGGAGTGGCTGGCCACCGACGACGGCTCGTACACCGTGCGGACCCTGCCCGACGAGGCCAGGCCGGAGCCCGGCACCACGGTCTTCCTCGAACCGAGGCCCGGCGCCGAGGAGTGGACCGAGCCCGGACGCGTCGAGGAGCTCGCCCGCGACTTCGGCTCCCTCCTGCCGTACGACATCACGTTCAGCGCAGGTGACGGCATCGAGCGCACCCTCACCGACCGGCCCGCCGTCTGGGACCGCGAACACCCCACCCCCGGCGCGCGCCGCGTCGCGCTCGCCGGGCACTGCGCCCGGGTCTTCGGCTTCACACCGCTCGACACCATCGACCTGGACCTGCCGGTGGCCGGGGTGCGCGGCGTCGCGTACGTCCTGCCCGAGCCGACCAGCCCCGCGCACCGCGCCGGGCACCGCGTCTACCTCAAGGGCATGCTGCTCACCGACCACGCGGACAACCTCCTCCCCGACTGGGCGTTCTTCGTGCGCGCCGTCCTCGACACGGACACCCTGCGCCCCACCGCATCCCGCGAGAATCTGTACGACGACGAGACGCTCGCCGCCGTACGCGACGCGCTCGGCGCCCGCGTGCGCGACTGGCTCACCGAACTCGCCGCGGGCGAACCCGAGCGGCTCGCCGCCTTCCTGAGCGTGCATCACCTCGGGGTGAAGTCCCTCGCCCGGCACGACGCGGAGCTGCTCGACCTGATGCTGCCCTGGCTGCCGTTCGAGACCAGTGACGGACAGGTCAGCCTCGAAGAGTTCGCAGCCGCCCACGACGACATCCACTTCACCCGCACCGTCGAGGAGTTCCGGCAGATCGCGCCGATAGCCGCAGCGCACGGCCTGGGCGTGATCAACGCCGGGTACACGTACGACGCCGATCTGCTGGCCCTGCTGCCGGCCGTCCGGCCCGGTATCAAGGTCACGGAGCTGGACGCCGGTGCTGTGACCGACCGGCTCGACCCGGTGGACACCGGCGCCGAACTGGCCCTGGCGGGCTTCCTCGCCACCGCGCGGACCCGCCTCGACGCGCTCGGCTGCGATGTCGCGCTGCGCGCCTTCCAGCCCGTCTCCGTACCCGCGCTCTTCCTCGACGACCGGCAGGCCAGGCACGAACGGGACAGGGCGACCGCGCAGGACGGCGCCGACTCGCTGTGGAGCGACATCCTCGGCTCGCTGCGCGGCTCGGCGCCGCGCGCCCGGCTCGTCCTCAACCACAACAACCCGCTGATCCGCCGGATATCGGCGCTCCCCGACGCCGAGCTGACCGGCACGGCCGTCGAGTCGCTGTACGGCCAGGCGCTGCTGATGTCCCAGCGGCCGCTGCGCCCCGCCGACACGACCCTGCTCAACCGCGCGTTCCTCGGACTCCTGGAATGGGCGACCCACTCCGCAGCGCAGCAGGCCGACCCGGAGGATGACCAGAAGTGA
- a CDS encoding Cof-type HAD-IIB family hydrolase has product MTSADDSPLPARPRLIATDLDGTLLRDDKTVSARTVDALAAAEKAGIAVFFVTGRPARWMDVVSAHVHGHGLAICANGAVVADLHAGGEPVEVRPLPRPTALDVVRILRDAAPGTSFAVELTTGIHYEPEYPPFHQDPGATVAAAEKLLHEEEKGSCAPVVKLLAYHPTLTPDGFLTLARTAASDRASFTRSSPSALLEISDLGVSKASTLALCCAERGISSDEVVAFGDMPNDLEMLTWAGTSFAMGNAHPDVLAAASGRTATNNEDGVAVVIERILARL; this is encoded by the coding sequence GTGACCTCCGCTGACGACTCCCCGCTCCCCGCCCGCCCCCGGCTGATCGCCACGGATCTGGACGGCACCCTGCTGCGCGACGACAAGACCGTCTCCGCCCGTACGGTCGACGCCCTGGCCGCCGCCGAGAAGGCCGGCATCGCGGTCTTCTTCGTCACCGGCCGGCCCGCCCGCTGGATGGACGTCGTCAGCGCGCATGTGCACGGCCACGGCCTCGCGATCTGCGCGAACGGCGCCGTCGTCGCCGACCTGCACGCGGGCGGCGAACCGGTCGAGGTCCGGCCGCTGCCGCGCCCGACCGCGCTCGACGTCGTACGGATCCTGCGCGACGCCGCTCCCGGCACGTCCTTCGCCGTGGAACTGACGACCGGCATCCACTACGAGCCCGAGTACCCGCCCTTCCACCAGGACCCCGGCGCCACTGTCGCCGCCGCCGAGAAGCTGCTGCACGAGGAGGAGAAAGGTTCCTGCGCGCCCGTCGTCAAGCTGCTCGCCTACCACCCCACGCTCACTCCCGACGGCTTCCTCACGCTGGCCCGTACAGCCGCGAGCGACCGCGCCTCCTTCACCCGCTCCAGCCCCAGCGCGCTGCTGGAGATCAGCGATCTCGGGGTGAGCAAGGCGAGCACCCTCGCCCTCTGCTGCGCCGAGCGCGGTATCTCGTCGGACGAGGTCGTCGCCTTCGGCGACATGCCCAACGACCTGGAGATGCTGACCTGGGCCGGTACGTCGTTCGCGATGGGCAACGCGCATCCCGACGTCCTGGCCGCCGCTTCCGGCCGTACCGCCACCAACAACGAAGACGGTGTCGCGGTCGTCATCGAGCGGATCCTCGCCCGCCTCTGA
- a CDS encoding GAF domain-containing sensor histidine kinase — protein MNQSESAVPDPDRNPDLDPADAAANAARDLQGLSTEVTARVPRLLEAMRSIGMGLELRSTLDRICETAAELGDARYAAIGVVDETGDGLEEFVTYGVDDDVAEVIGRRPDGHRGLLGALIRDPSPVRLADLTADARFAGFPPGHPPMRTFLGVPVRVQGRIFGNLCLAEKHDGEEFNEHDLHMLRVLATEAGIAIGNARLYEAARQRERWIDGSVAVTTALLSGGEATDALSVVAEQARRLADAAAGVVLLPTAEGGLQIAAISTDLPTPAELGDIVPPESFVVAAMMNGESLFLDDAAADPRMVTKYSEPFGPMMILPLQSGGRVLGSLITPRGREARRFSETERILATQFASQAAVALMMAEAQRDRERLAVLEDRDRIARDLHDLVIQRLFATGMMLESAQRGTVTPAVHQGIGKAVDELDVTIQEIRTAIFALQQGPAEAPAGLRTRVLREIKMAAVPLGFTPVHRFVGPVDATVGELSGKNLIAALREALSNAFRHAHASRIEVTVDATARLPDGAPAVRLSVADDGVGIPEGGRRSGLRNLARRAEALGGSSAGAPGIGAEGAGTTVVWEAPLQVAAEL, from the coding sequence ATGAATCAGTCCGAATCGGCAGTCCCGGATCCGGACCGGAACCCGGACCTGGACCCGGCCGACGCCGCAGCCAACGCGGCCCGGGACCTCCAGGGCCTGTCGACCGAGGTGACCGCGCGGGTGCCGCGGCTGCTGGAGGCCATGCGCTCCATCGGTATGGGGCTGGAACTGCGGTCCACCCTCGACCGGATCTGTGAGACGGCGGCCGAGCTGGGCGACGCCCGCTACGCGGCGATCGGTGTCGTGGACGAGACGGGCGACGGGCTCGAAGAGTTCGTGACGTACGGCGTGGACGACGACGTGGCCGAGGTGATCGGCCGGCGCCCCGACGGGCACCGCGGGCTGCTCGGGGCGCTGATCCGCGATCCGTCACCGGTCAGGCTCGCCGATCTGACGGCCGACGCCCGCTTCGCCGGCTTCCCGCCGGGGCATCCGCCGATGCGCACCTTCCTCGGCGTCCCCGTCCGCGTCCAGGGCCGGATCTTCGGCAATCTCTGTCTCGCCGAGAAGCACGACGGCGAGGAGTTCAACGAGCACGATCTGCACATGCTGCGCGTCCTCGCCACCGAGGCGGGCATCGCCATCGGCAACGCCCGGCTGTACGAGGCGGCCCGGCAGCGCGAGCGGTGGATCGACGGGTCGGTCGCCGTTACCACGGCGCTGCTCTCCGGCGGTGAGGCGACCGACGCGCTGTCCGTGGTCGCCGAACAGGCCCGCAGGCTCGCCGACGCGGCCGCTGGTGTCGTCCTGCTGCCGACCGCCGAGGGCGGTCTGCAGATCGCCGCCATCAGCACCGACCTGCCGACCCCCGCCGAGCTGGGCGACATCGTCCCGCCGGAGAGCTTCGTCGTCGCGGCCATGATGAACGGCGAGTCCTTGTTCCTCGACGACGCCGCCGCCGATCCGCGGATGGTCACCAAGTACTCCGAGCCGTTCGGGCCGATGATGATCCTGCCGCTGCAGAGCGGCGGCCGGGTGCTCGGCTCGCTCATCACTCCCCGGGGGCGGGAGGCGCGCCGGTTCAGCGAGACCGAACGCATCCTCGCGACGCAGTTCGCCTCGCAGGCCGCCGTCGCGCTGATGATGGCCGAGGCGCAGCGCGACCGGGAGCGGCTGGCCGTCCTGGAGGACCGCGACCGGATCGCCCGTGATCTGCACGATCTCGTCATCCAGCGGCTGTTCGCCACCGGCATGATGCTGGAGAGCGCCCAGCGCGGCACGGTCACACCCGCCGTCCACCAGGGGATCGGCAAGGCGGTGGACGAGCTGGACGTGACCATCCAGGAGATCCGGACGGCCATCTTCGCCTTGCAGCAGGGGCCGGCCGAGGCGCCGGCCGGGCTGCGTACCCGGGTCCTGCGGGAGATCAAGATGGCGGCGGTGCCGCTGGGCTTCACCCCCGTCCACCGTTTCGTCGGCCCGGTCGACGCCACTGTCGGTGAGCTGTCGGGGAAGAACCTGATCGCGGCACTGCGCGAGGCGCTGTCCAACGCCTTCAGGCACGCGCACGCCAGCCGGATCGAGGTGACGGTCGACGCGACGGCGCGGCTGCCCGACGGCGCGCCCGCGGTCCGGCTTTCGGTCGCCGACGACGGGGTGGGCATCCCGGAGGGCGGCCGGCGCAGCGGGCTGCGCAATCTGGCGCGCAGGGCCGAGGCGCTGGGCGGATCGAGCGCGGGCGCGCCGGGCATCGGCGCCGAAGGGGCCGGTACGACGGTGGTCTGGGAGGCACCGTTGCAGGTGGCGGCCGAGTTGTGA
- a CDS encoding tetratricopeptide repeat protein — MTTLTPAEIQRGLFENDNAPNGAARNARAEELSAAAERTGDRALLRRSLSSLIDAYEYSSERTKMLVPFARLLQEYDTDAAAFDGYETHRLFWHFKWVTSNVVSSPDIPLDVVERWLADMERRYRVAGFSARAVRKAEFYLADTVGDAARADRAIAGWADTERDRMSDCLACEINTQGGYWSRKGEDAKAIEVWQPVLSGNDTCLEEPHRVLAHSLLPLMRLGRPADARSHHLRGYRMARGNESLLREIGEHIEFCALTGNESRGLEILSEHTAHLGPLTDLESQLEFNGGILVLLRRLTDLGHGDRPAVPYRGTARTVSELYDQLYADATAIVDRFDARNGTAHMSSRLTERLARQPLVDFLPLGVRSPVLAAPARTAADAGRGRDTATGADTDTDDIAELASRARSLREQGHPGADAQWERVAARLEAAGQTPDPMLAADLLEHRALRAARAGAQDARELFAESLAAHRAIGQDGRAALAELRLATAAAQSGAEAAEIRELLATALGSAEALADTDPSRARRVAAAEINGIRIEAFLRAGEADHDHDGVDGRLERELTAFVAARESAEGLGHLVAEAELMLAEFALRSGDEERAESLFGSAAERNIAAGQPWEAAQPLARRAGLLFARGGVEEAEAAARAAVEQSTELTDPEEQAIVRLTLADILVRRGGRQAEAADHALDAAHWFDQAGLGAAGGAQARLVLAKAYAAAERTAEAAEVLQSALPDLLGHGEYRGVHARETLGDLLGQLRDARGAAEQYLLAADTAKGWDDPAPQAHFAQLAAESLSRAGLPDEARSAYRRALQLWRESGDNPVAEVRILRSLAWLAGYRNEEDFDAARDLMHQALAVLDGADDDQSRYERGQTWHQLANLTMSRIPDDEYDDFDDDDDDDDDDDDEQDKPEPAPDAVDEKAVRLEAIRLWEQAADAYATLGLDALEERARCLTGAAWSEHAMGRADEATTRLTTLAAELRTQDDTRARRTVSQLEDTLRHLA; from the coding sequence GTGACGACGCTGACGCCCGCCGAGATCCAGCGGGGCCTCTTCGAGAACGACAACGCGCCCAACGGCGCCGCACGCAACGCCCGCGCGGAGGAACTGTCCGCCGCAGCCGAGCGGACCGGTGACCGCGCGCTGCTGCGCAGGTCCCTCAGCTCCCTCATCGACGCGTACGAGTACAGCTCGGAGCGTACGAAGATGCTGGTGCCCTTCGCGCGGCTCCTCCAGGAGTACGACACTGACGCGGCGGCCTTCGACGGCTACGAGACGCACCGGCTGTTCTGGCACTTCAAGTGGGTGACCAGCAACGTCGTGTCGTCCCCCGACATCCCGCTCGACGTGGTCGAGCGCTGGCTCGCCGACATGGAGCGCCGCTACCGGGTCGCCGGATTCAGCGCGCGCGCCGTGCGCAAGGCGGAGTTCTACCTGGCCGACACGGTCGGCGACGCGGCGCGGGCCGACCGCGCCATCGCGGGCTGGGCCGACACCGAGCGTGACCGGATGAGCGACTGTCTGGCCTGCGAGATCAACACCCAGGGCGGCTACTGGTCCCGCAAGGGCGAGGACGCCAAGGCGATCGAGGTCTGGCAGCCGGTGCTGTCCGGCAACGACACCTGCCTGGAGGAGCCCCACCGGGTGCTGGCCCACTCGCTGTTGCCGCTGATGCGCCTCGGCCGGCCCGCGGACGCCCGCTCCCACCATCTGCGCGGCTACCGGATGGCCCGGGGCAACGAATCGCTGCTGCGTGAGATCGGTGAGCACATCGAGTTCTGCGCGCTGACCGGCAACGAGTCCCGGGGTCTGGAGATCCTTTCCGAGCACACCGCGCACCTCGGCCCGCTCACCGACCTTGAATCGCAGCTGGAGTTCAACGGCGGAATCCTCGTCCTGCTGCGCCGCCTCACCGACCTCGGCCACGGCGACCGGCCGGCCGTGCCCTACCGGGGCACCGCCCGTACGGTGAGCGAGCTGTACGACCAGCTGTACGCGGACGCCACGGCGATCGTCGACCGGTTCGACGCCCGTAACGGCACGGCGCATATGTCGAGCAGGCTCACCGAGCGCCTGGCCCGGCAGCCGCTGGTCGACTTCCTGCCGCTGGGGGTGCGCAGCCCGGTGCTGGCCGCACCCGCCCGTACCGCCGCCGACGCCGGCCGGGGCCGCGACACCGCGACAGGGGCGGATACCGATACGGACGACATCGCCGAACTCGCCTCACGGGCCCGGTCCTTGCGGGAGCAGGGCCATCCCGGTGCGGACGCCCAGTGGGAGCGGGTCGCCGCCCGGCTGGAAGCAGCGGGCCAGACTCCCGATCCGATGCTCGCCGCCGATCTGCTGGAACACCGCGCGCTGCGCGCCGCCCGCGCCGGGGCGCAGGACGCCCGCGAGCTGTTCGCCGAGAGCCTGGCCGCACACCGGGCGATCGGGCAGGACGGCCGCGCCGCCCTCGCCGAGCTGCGGCTCGCCACGGCCGCGGCGCAGTCCGGCGCCGAGGCCGCCGAGATACGGGAGCTGCTGGCGACGGCGCTCGGCTCGGCCGAGGCCCTGGCCGACACCGACCCGAGCCGGGCACGCCGGGTGGCGGCGGCCGAGATCAACGGCATCCGTATAGAGGCATTCCTCCGGGCCGGGGAAGCGGACCATGACCACGACGGCGTGGACGGCCGACTGGAGCGGGAGCTGACCGCGTTCGTCGCGGCCAGGGAGTCGGCCGAGGGGCTGGGACACCTCGTCGCCGAGGCCGAATTGATGCTGGCCGAGTTCGCGCTGCGGAGCGGGGACGAGGAGCGCGCGGAGTCGCTGTTCGGCTCGGCGGCCGAGCGGAACATCGCGGCGGGCCAGCCCTGGGAGGCGGCGCAGCCGCTCGCCCGGCGCGCGGGGCTGCTGTTCGCCCGCGGCGGCGTGGAGGAGGCCGAGGCCGCAGCCCGCGCTGCCGTCGAGCAGAGCACGGAGCTGACCGACCCGGAGGAGCAGGCGATCGTCCGGCTCACGCTCGCCGACATCCTGGTGCGCCGGGGCGGCCGACAGGCGGAGGCGGCCGATCACGCGCTGGACGCGGCGCACTGGTTCGACCAGGCGGGCCTCGGCGCCGCCGGCGGGGCCCAGGCCCGGCTGGTGCTGGCCAAGGCGTACGCGGCGGCTGAACGTACGGCCGAGGCGGCGGAAGTCCTCCAGTCCGCGCTGCCGGACCTGCTGGGCCACGGCGAGTACCGCGGGGTCCACGCCCGCGAGACGCTGGGCGACCTGCTGGGACAGCTGCGGGACGCACGCGGTGCGGCGGAGCAGTACCTCCTCGCCGCTGACACCGCCAAGGGCTGGGACGACCCGGCCCCGCAGGCCCACTTCGCCCAGCTCGCGGCCGAGTCACTGTCGAGGGCGGGCCTGCCGGACGAGGCGCGGTCGGCGTACCGCAGAGCCCTGCAGCTGTGGCGCGAGTCGGGCGACAACCCCGTGGCCGAGGTACGGATCCTGCGCTCACTCGCCTGGCTGGCCGGATACCGGAACGAGGAGGACTTCGACGCCGCACGCGACCTGATGCACCAGGCCCTGGCCGTACTGGACGGCGCGGACGACGACCAGTCGCGCTACGAACGCGGCCAGACCTGGCACCAACTCGCCAACCTGACCATGTCCCGGATCCCCGACGACGAGTACGACGACTTCGACGACGACGATGACGACGACGACGATGACGACGACGAGCAGGACAAGCCGGAACCGGCCCCGGACGCGGTGGACGAGAAGGCCGTACGGCTGGAGGCGATACGCCTCTGGGAACAGGCCGCCGACGCCTACGCGACGCTGGGCCTCGACGCCCTGGAAGAGCGAGCGAGATGCCTGACGGGCGCCGCCTGGTCCGAACACGCCATGGGCCGGGCCGACGAAGCCACCACGCGCCTCACCACCCTGGCCGCCGAACTCCGCACTCAGGACGACACCCGGGCCCGCCGAACGGTCTCGCAACTGGAAGACACCCTGCGCCACCTGGCCTGA
- the cydD gene encoding thiol reductant ABC exporter subunit CydD produces MKPIDPRLLRYARATRFFLAAVVALGLAGAGLIVAQAMLIAEVVIGAFQHGLDGSGLRTPLLLLGAVAVGRALIGWLTELAAHRASAAVKSELRGRLLARAAELGPGWLSGQRTGSLVALATRGVDALDDYFSRYLPQLGLAVVVPVAVLARIVTEDWLSAAIIVVTLPLIPLFMVLIGRATQSRMDRQWRLLSRLSGHFLDVVAGLPTLKVFGRAKAQAEAVRRITSDYRQATLRTLRIAFLSSFALELLSTLSVALVAVDIGLRLVHGNLDLYTGLLVLILAPEAYLPIRQVGAQYHAAAEGLAAAEEIFAVLETEPRRGGTGEIPGAVRLELDGVTVRHEGRGAPSLDAATLTVEPGETVALVGPSGVGKSTLLDVVLGFTAPDSGRIRVGGRDLASLDQERWRERIAWVPQRPYLFAGTIAENVRLARPEADEAAVARALRDAGAEEFVAALPQGVDTVLGEDGAGLSAGQRQRLALARAFLADRPLLLLDEPTAALDGETEAGVVDAVRRLAAGRTVLLVVHRPALLAVADRVVTLAAPPVDVPSRPASVAASQASARSEASGTDTDTGTAPGSVSVSAPPSPSAPDSDAASRGALAPLARVRAAAGALRGRFALALLLGSLALGSAVGLMAVSGWLISRASQEPPVLYLMVAVTATRAFGMGRAVFRYAERVVSHDAVLRMLADLRVSVYRRLERIAPAGLRATRRGDLLSRLVADVDALQDYWLRWLLPAGTAVVVSAATVGFTGWLLPEAGAVLAVGLLVASVGVPLLSGACARGAERRLAPARGALATDVADLLRGTAELTVAGALKRRLRGARESDATLTAITRRGASAAALGGGLSALACGLTVVAAAVVGVQAVREGRLAGVQLAVVVLTPLAAFEAVTGLPLAVQYRRRARRSAERVYEVLDAPVPVQEPEHPAAAPATPFPLEVRGLAARYAGQERDALSGFDLTLTPGKRVAVVGPSGSGKTTLAQVLLRFLDAGEGGYRLGGTDAATLDGDAVRRFVGLCAQDAHLFDSSVRENLRLARTTATEDDLRDALRRARLLEWVDALPYGLDTLVGEHGARLSGGQRQRLALARALLADFPVLLLDEPAEHLDLATADALTADLLAATEGRTTLLITHRLRGLDSVDEVIVLDGGRTVQRGPYEELALVEGPLRRLLARERAGDLVGGTVGDLAGDPVDIRLSPANNTY; encoded by the coding sequence GTGAAACCAATCGACCCCCGACTGCTGCGCTACGCACGGGCGACCCGGTTCTTCCTGGCCGCCGTGGTGGCCCTCGGGCTGGCGGGCGCCGGACTGATCGTCGCCCAGGCGATGCTGATCGCCGAAGTGGTGATCGGCGCGTTCCAGCACGGCCTCGACGGCTCGGGACTCCGCACTCCCCTGCTGCTGCTCGGCGCTGTCGCCGTCGGACGGGCGCTGATCGGCTGGCTCACCGAACTGGCCGCCCACCGGGCGAGCGCGGCGGTCAAGTCCGAACTGCGCGGGCGGCTGCTGGCGCGGGCGGCCGAGCTGGGCCCCGGCTGGCTGAGCGGTCAGCGCACCGGCTCGCTGGTCGCGCTGGCGACCCGCGGGGTGGACGCGCTGGACGACTACTTCTCCCGCTATCTGCCGCAACTGGGGCTCGCGGTGGTCGTGCCCGTCGCCGTCCTCGCGCGCATCGTCACCGAGGACTGGCTGTCCGCCGCGATCATCGTCGTGACGCTCCCGCTGATCCCGCTGTTCATGGTGCTGATCGGACGGGCCACCCAGTCGAGGATGGACCGTCAGTGGCGGCTGCTGTCCCGGCTGTCGGGCCACTTCCTCGACGTGGTCGCCGGGCTGCCCACCCTGAAGGTCTTCGGCCGGGCCAAGGCACAGGCGGAGGCGGTCCGCCGGATCACCTCGGACTACCGGCAGGCGACCCTGCGCACCCTGCGGATCGCCTTCCTGTCGTCGTTCGCGCTGGAGCTGCTGTCGACCCTGTCCGTGGCCCTGGTCGCGGTCGACATAGGACTGCGGCTCGTCCACGGGAACCTCGATCTGTACACGGGCCTGCTGGTGCTGATCCTCGCGCCGGAGGCATATCTGCCGATCCGGCAGGTGGGCGCGCAGTACCACGCGGCGGCCGAGGGCCTGGCTGCGGCGGAGGAGATCTTCGCCGTCCTGGAGACCGAGCCGCGGCGCGGCGGTACGGGCGAGATACCCGGTGCGGTACGGCTGGAACTGGACGGTGTGACGGTCCGCCATGAAGGGCGCGGCGCGCCTTCGTTGGACGCGGCGACGCTGACGGTCGAACCGGGGGAGACGGTCGCCCTGGTCGGCCCCAGCGGCGTCGGCAAGTCCACGCTGCTCGACGTGGTGCTCGGGTTCACCGCCCCTGACAGCGGCCGGATCCGGGTGGGCGGCCGCGACCTGGCGTCCCTGGACCAGGAACGGTGGCGGGAGCGGATCGCGTGGGTGCCGCAGCGCCCGTATCTCTTCGCGGGGACGATCGCCGAGAACGTACGGCTGGCCAGGCCCGAGGCGGACGAAGCGGCGGTGGCCCGCGCGCTGCGTGACGCCGGGGCCGAGGAGTTCGTGGCCGCGCTCCCCCAGGGTGTGGACACCGTGCTCGGTGAGGACGGTGCGGGGCTCTCGGCGGGCCAGCGCCAGCGGCTCGCCCTGGCCAGGGCCTTCCTCGCCGACCGGCCGCTGCTGCTGCTCGACGAGCCGACGGCGGCGCTCGACGGCGAGACGGAGGCGGGTGTCGTCGACGCGGTACGGCGGCTGGCGGCCGGCCGGACGGTGCTGCTGGTCGTCCACCGGCCGGCGCTGCTGGCGGTCGCCGACCGGGTGGTGACGCTGGCGGCGCCGCCCGTGGACGTACCATCGCGCCCGGCGTCGGTGGCGGCTTCGCAGGCTTCGGCGCGGTCCGAGGCTTCAGGCACCGACACCGACACAGGCACGGCTCCCGGCTCGGTTTCCGTTTCTGCTCCTCCTTCTCCTTCTGCTCCTGATTCCGATGCCGCGTCGCGCGGGGCGCTTGCGCCTCTGGCCCGGGTTCGGGCGGCGGCCGGAGCGCTGCGCGGCCGGTTCGCCCTGGCGCTGCTGCTGGGCAGCCTGGCGCTCGGCTCCGCCGTCGGCCTCATGGCCGTCTCCGGATGGCTCATATCCCGCGCCTCGCAGGAACCACCCGTCCTGTATCTGATGGTGGCGGTGACGGCGACCCGCGCCTTCGGCATGGGGCGCGCGGTCTTCCGCTACGCGGAGCGCGTCGTGTCGCACGACGCGGTGCTCAGGATGCTCGCCGACCTCCGGGTCTCCGTCTACCGGCGGCTGGAGCGCATCGCTCCGGCGGGGCTGCGCGCGACGAGGCGCGGTGATCTGCTGTCCCGGCTGGTCGCCGATGTGGACGCCCTCCAGGACTACTGGCTGCGCTGGCTGCTGCCCGCGGGGACGGCCGTGGTCGTGTCGGCCGCGACCGTCGGCTTCACCGGCTGGCTGCTGCCCGAGGCGGGCGCCGTCCTGGCCGTGGGGCTGCTCGTCGCGAGCGTCGGCGTACCGCTGCTGAGCGGCGCCTGTGCCCGTGGCGCCGAGCGGCGACTCGCCCCGGCACGCGGCGCGCTGGCGACCGATGTCGCCGATCTGCTGAGGGGGACCGCCGAACTGACCGTCGCCGGCGCGCTCAAGCGCCGACTGCGCGGGGCCCGGGAGAGCGACGCCACGCTGACGGCGATCACCCGGCGGGGCGCGAGCGCCGCAGCGCTCGGCGGCGGGCTCTCCGCGCTGGCCTGCGGACTGACCGTCGTCGCCGCCGCGGTCGTCGGGGTGCAGGCGGTACGCGAAGGGCGCCTGGCCGGCGTCCAGCTCGCCGTTGTCGTCCTCACCCCGCTGGCCGCGTTCGAGGCCGTCACCGGACTGCCGCTGGCCGTCCAGTACCGCCGACGGGCCCGGCGCAGCGCCGAGCGGGTGTACGAGGTGCTGGACGCGCCCGTCCCCGTACAGGAGCCGGAGCACCCGGCCGCTGCGCCCGCCACACCGTTCCCGCTGGAGGTACGCGGGCTGGCGGCGCGGTACGCGGGTCAGGAGCGCGACGCGCTCAGCGGCTTCGACCTGACCCTGACCCCCGGCAAGCGGGTGGCCGTCGTCGGCCCTTCGGGCTCGGGTAAGACCACCCTCGCCCAGGTGCTGCTCCGGTTCCTCGACGCAGGGGAGGGCGGCTACCGGCTCGGCGGTACGGACGCCGCCACGCTCGACGGTGACGCGGTGCGCCGCTTCGTCGGCCTGTGCGCCCAGGACGCGCATCTCTTCGACAGCTCAGTGCGCGAGAACCTCAGGCTCGCCCGTACGACGGCGACCGAGGACGACCTGCGCGACGCGCTGCGCCGGGCCCGGCTGCTGGAGTGGGTCGACGCCCTGCCGTACGGCCTGGACACCCTCGTGGGCGAGCACGGCGCGCGGCTCTCCGGAGGCCAGCGCCAGCGCCTGGCGCTGGCCCGCGCGCTGCTCGCCGACTTTCCCGTACTGCTGCTGGACGAGCCCGCCGAGCATCTGGACCTGGCGACGGCCGACGCGCTGACCGCCGATCTGCTGGCGGCGACCGAGGGCCGGACGACGCTGCTCATCACCCACCGGCTGCGCGGTCTCGACAGCGTCGACGAGGTGATCGTCCTCGACGGGGGCAGGACCGTACAGCGTGGTCCCTACGAGGAGCTGGCCCTCGTCGAAGGACCGCTGCGACGGCTGCTGGCGCGCGAGCGTGCGGGAGACCTGGTGGGAGGCACGGTGGGAGACCTGGCGGGGGATCCGGTCGACATCCGACTTTCCCCAGCAAATAACACTTACTAG